The sequence CCGCTGCCGGACCAGATGGAGCGGCTGCGTACGGCACGGGCGTGTTCGCCCATCCGTTCCTGCGCGGAGTACTCCTGAAGTCGGGCAGCCCGGACGAAGTCCTCGTCGAACACCACGGACCGGTACTCGTCCGACCGGAAGTCGTCGTCGCCCCCGCCCATGCCCTCGGGGGTGCTGTTGGGTGGATCTCCTGGCACGGCCATCGCTTCTCCCCGCTGTCCCCGCTCCAGAGAAGCCCCCAGCTCCAACGTACGCGAGTGGGGTCGTACCTTCAGGGTTGGCGAACGGAGGGGTACGTAAACGCGCCGACGCCGGTGACTTCACCCCTGGGGGTGCTGGCGGGCGCCGGAGCGGGGTCCGCCTCACCCGAGGCACTGCGGTAGACGGCGCTGAAGGCGAGGGCGACCATGCCGAGGCCCATCACGAAGGCGAGCACCCAGGCGACGGGGCGCAGCCACGGTGCGCGACCGCGGTAGGGGCGCAGACTGCCGCCGTAGGCCCCGTACGGGCCGTCCGGGTATCCGTAGCCGCGGTCGTGGTCCCAACCGTGGTCGTCGTCGTACCCGTCGGGGTGGCCGTATCCGTAGCTGTCGTGGTCGTCGTCGCCCGTCCAGCCGCCGGCCACGGCGCGGGCGGCCTCGGCCTCCGCGCGCGCTCGGTCCGCCGCCCGCTGGCGCTCGGCGGCGCTCGGTTCATGGATCTCGGCGTTCCGGACGAAGTCCTCGTCGAACACCACGGAGGCGAAGTCGTGATCCGCGCCTCCGCGGTCGTCTGCATCGTCTTCGGGGGTCCCGTCGTCCGGGAACGGCTTGCCCCCCACGTCGTCCGGCACAGGAACAGCCTAGACCTGGGGGGCCTCCTTGGGCAGGGTGTCCGCCGAATTTCGGCCACACGGTGCTCAGGCGTTCGCTACCGAACGTGACCGTCTCCGGTGACGATGTACTTGGTGGAGGTCAGCTCGGGAAGGCCCATCGGGCCCCTGGCGTGCAGCTTCTGGGTGGAGATACCGATCTCGGCACCGAAGCCGAACTGGCCACCGTCCGTGAACCGAGTGGACGCATTCACGGCGACCGTGGTCGAGTCGACCAGCTGGGTGAAGCGGCGCGCGGCGGCCTGCGAGGTGGTGACGATCGCCTCGGTGTGGCCGGAGGTCCAGCGGCGGATGTGGGTGACGGCGTCGTCGAGGGAGTCCACGACCGCGGCGGCGATGTCGTAGGACAGGTACTCGGCGGCCCAGTCCTCGTCGGTGGCGGGCAGGGCGGTGACCTTGCCGCCCTCGGCGGCGGCGAGGACGCGGGCATCGCCGTGGACGGTGACGCCCGCCTCGGCGAGCGCGTCGAGGGCGCGCGGCAGGAAGGCGTCGGCGATGTCGCGGTGGACGAGGAGGGTCTCGGCGGAGTTGCAGACCGAGGGCCGCTGGGCCTTGGAGTTGATGAGGATGTCCACCGCCATGTCCAGGTCGGCCTGGGCGTCGACGTAGACGTGGCAGTTGCCGGTACCGGTCTCGATGACCGGGACGGTGGATTCCTCGACCACGGTCTTGATGAGGGAGGCGCCGCCGCGCGGGATGAGCACGTCGACGAGGCCGCGGGCGCGCATCAGCTCGCGGACGGAGTCGCGGGACTCGCCGGGGACGAGCTGGATCGCGTCGGCGGGCAGGCCGGCGCTCTCCACGGCGTCCCGCAGGATGGCGACGAGCGCGGTGTTGGAGGAGTAGGCGGAGGAACTGCCGCGCAGGAGCACCGCGTTGCCGGACTTGAGGCAGAGGGCGGCGGCGTCGACGGTGACGTTGGGACGGGCCTCGTAGATGATGCCGACGACGCCGAGCGGGACGCGGATCTGGCGGAGGTCGATGCCGTTGGGGAGGGTGCTGCCGCGGACGACCTCGCCGACGGGGTCGGGGAGGGCGGCGACGTCGCGGACGTCGGAGGCGATGGCGGCGACGCGCTCCGCGGTGAGGGTGAGGCGGTCGATGACGGTCTCGCTGGTGCCGGCGGCGCGGGCCTTGTCCGTGTCCACGGCGTTGGCGGCGATGATCTCGGCCGTACGGGCCTCCAGCGCGTCCGCGATCGCCAGCAGGGCGGTGTCCTTGGCGGACCGCGGGAGTGGGGCGATGGCGGCGGCGGCGGTACGGGACCGCTGCGCGGTGGCGAGGACGGGCGAGGTGGCGGCATCGAGCGAGGTCATGCCGCCCAGGGTAATCCCCCCGGGGTACCCCGCCGCCGGGGTTCCACCCCCCGAGACGGCGGGCGCCGGCCGTCCGCCGGGCCGCTGCGCGGGGCCTTCTCCCCGGGCTCCGCCCGGACCCGGTCCTCAAGCGCCGGACGGGCTGGAAAACCGGGGCTCCGCCCCGGACCCCGCTCCTCAAACGCCGGAGGGGCTGGATGGTCCCGGACCGGCTGGACGGTCCCGGGGCGGGAAGGTCCCGGACCGGGGCTAGTACGGGTGCACGCCCACCGGGTGGGCCGGGGGTGGGCCGTAGCCCTCCGCCACGCGCTGGTGGTAGGTGGCGCGGTCGATGACCTCCAGGCCGACGATCTCCCAGGGCGGGAGCTTCGCCGAGGAGCGGTGTTCGCCCCACAGGCGCAGCGCGACGGCCGCCGCGTCGTGGAGGTCCCGGGCCTCTTCCCAGTAGCGGATCTCCGCATGGTCGTCGGCGTACCGGCTGGTCAGCAGGAAGGGGTGGTCGTGGGCCAGTTGCTCCAGTCCGCGTCGGACCTCGGACAGCGGGGCCGGCTTGCCGGAGACGCTCAGGGTCACGTGCCACAGGCGGGACGCGTGATCCTGCTCCTCCCCGCCACCGCCGCCGTCACCGTCCCCTGTGCCGACGCTGGTCAGCGCTCGTCTCACCAGTCGCCTCCTGTCTCCACCACGCGGGTCCGCCCGCCCCTCACAGTTGACCAGTCCACGGGCCGCCGCGCTCCGCTTTTACCGAACCTCAGCCCTCCAGCAGGACCAGATCGTCCCGGTGGACGACCTCCCGCTCGTACGCGGGTCCGAGTTCCCGCGCGAGCTCGCGAGTGGAGCGGCCGAGGAGCTGCGGGAGCTCCTTGGCGTCGAAGTTGACCAGGCCCCGGGCGACGGCGCGGCCGTCCGCGGAGCGCAGTTCCACCGGGTCCCCGGCGACGAAGTCGCCCTCGACCGCCGCGATCCCGGCGGGCAGCAGGGAGCTGCCGCGTTCGGTGACGGCGCGGACGGCGCCGTCGTCGAGGACCAGGTGCCCCTGCGGGGTCGAGGCGTGCTGGAGCCAGAGCAGCCGGTCCGCGGAGCGGCGCCCGGTGGCGTGGAACAGCGTGCCGGTCCCCCGTCCGGCGAGGGCGTCGGCGGCCTGGCTCGCGGAGGTGAGCACGACGGGGATCCCGGCGGCGGCCGCGATCCGGGCCGCCTCGACCTTGGTGACCATGCCGCCGGTGCCGACGCCTGCCTTGCCCGCGCTGCCGATCGAGACGTGCGCGATGTCCTCGGGCCCGCGGACCTCTTCGATGCGGGTGGTGCCGGGCTGGGACGGGTCTCCGTCGTACAGGCCGTCCACGTCCGAGAGGAGGACGAGGAGGTCCGCGCGGACGAGGTGGGCGACGAGGGCCGCCAGCCGGTCGTTGTC comes from Streptomyces virginiae and encodes:
- the proB gene encoding glutamate 5-kinase, which translates into the protein MSAARQGVVDARRIVVKVGSSSLTTAAGGLDADRVDALVDVLAKARSGGEKEIVLVSSGAIAAGLSPLGLRRRPKDLARQQAAASVGQGLLVARYTASFARYGVRVGQVLLTTDDTSRRAHYRNAYRTLDQLLAMGALPVVNENDTVATDEIRFGDNDRLAALVAHLVRADLLVLLSDVDGLYDGDPSQPGTTRIEEVRGPEDIAHVSIGSAGKAGVGTGGMVTKVEAARIAAAAGIPVVLTSASQAADALAGRGTGTLFHATGRRSADRLLWLQHASTPQGHLVLDDGAVRAVTERGSSLLPAGIAAVEGDFVAGDPVELRSADGRAVARGLVNFDAKELPQLLGRSTRELARELGPAYEREVVHRDDLVLLEG
- a CDS encoding SCO2584 family spore wall biosynthesis protein — protein: MPDDVGGKPFPDDGTPEDDADDRGGADHDFASVVFDEDFVRNAEIHEPSAAERQRAADRARAEAEAARAVAGGWTGDDDHDSYGYGHPDGYDDDHGWDHDRGYGYPDGPYGAYGGSLRPYRGRAPWLRPVAWVLAFVMGLGMVALAFSAVYRSASGEADPAPAPASTPRGEVTGVGAFTYPSVRQP
- a CDS encoding glutamate-5-semialdehyde dehydrogenase, producing MTSLDAATSPVLATAQRSRTAAAAIAPLPRSAKDTALLAIADALEARTAEIIAANAVDTDKARAAGTSETVIDRLTLTAERVAAIASDVRDVAALPDPVGEVVRGSTLPNGIDLRQIRVPLGVVGIIYEARPNVTVDAAALCLKSGNAVLLRGSSSAYSSNTALVAILRDAVESAGLPADAIQLVPGESRDSVRELMRARGLVDVLIPRGGASLIKTVVEESTVPVIETGTGNCHVYVDAQADLDMAVDILINSKAQRPSVCNSAETLLVHRDIADAFLPRALDALAEAGVTVHGDARVLAAAEGGKVTALPATDEDWAAEYLSYDIAAAVVDSLDDAVTHIRRWTSGHTEAIVTTSQAAARRFTQLVDSTTVAVNASTRFTDGGQFGFGAEIGISTQKLHARGPMGLPELTSTKYIVTGDGHVR